A single genomic interval of Xyrauchen texanus isolate HMW12.3.18 chromosome 8, RBS_HiC_50CHRs, whole genome shotgun sequence harbors:
- the rhot1a gene encoding mitochondrial Rho GTPase 1-A isoform X2 produces the protein MRKDVRILLVGEPKVGKTSLIMSLVSEEFPDEVPLRAEEITIPADVTPERVPTHIVDYSEAEQTDEQLYQEISKANVICIVYAVNNKKSIEEVTSHWIPLINERTDKDSRVPLILVGNKSDLVEHSSMETILPIMNQYSEIETCVECSAKNLKNISELFYYAQKAVLHPTGPLYTPEEKEMKPSCIKALTRIFKLSDLDNDGILNDNELNFFQRTCFNIPLAPQALEDVKNVVRKNMSDGVKDNGLTLKGFLFLHTLFIQRGRHETTWTVLRRFGYDDDLELTQEYLFPLFKIPPDCTTELNHNAYLFLQSVFDKHDKDRDCALSTDELKDLFKVFPYMPWGPDVNNTVCTNEQGWITYQGYLSQWTLTTYLDVQRCLEYMGYLGYSIIQEQESQAAAITVTRNKRIDLQKKQTQRSVFHCNVLGARGSGKSSFLQAFLGRNLVKRIREDHKSYYAISTTYVYGQEKYLLLHELLPDFEFLSEADLACDIVCLVYDISNPRSFEYCAKVYKKYFIDSKTPCIIIAAKSDLHEARQYYTLSPLDFCRKHKLHPPQLFTCNTTEAPNKDIYTKLTTMAMYPHAKLRCMCTCNRCTFCICHNLLNTELVRSVKAKLYSAVLNRLRHFIQDVGTFVWLMRTSASVIRFIQSALLRTLSTWIRLSSHL, from the exons AAGCAGAGCAGACAGATGAGCAGCTTTACCAAGAAATTTCAAAG GCCAATGTTATATGCATAGTCTATGCAGTAAACAACAAGAAGTCAATTGAAGAG GTGACTAGTCATTGGATTCCCCTCATCAACGAACGGACAGATAAGGACAGCAG AGTACCATTGATTTTGGTGGGGAATAAATCTGATCTGGTGGAGCACAGCAGCATGGAGACCATCCTGCCCATCATGAATCAGTACTCTGAGATAGAGACTTGTGTGGAG TGTTCAGCCAAAAACctgaagaatatctcagagtTGTTCTACTATGCCCAAAAGGCTGTTCTGCACCCCACAGGACCATTATACACCCCTGAAGAGAAAGAG ATGAAACCATCTTGCATAAAAGCACTAACTCGCATTTTTAAATTATCTGACCTGGACAACGATGGCATCTTGAATGACAATGAGCTTAATTTTTTCCAG AGAACTTGTTTCAACATACCCCTAGCACCTCAAGCCCTGGAGGATGTGAAGAATGTTGTGCGGAAAAATATGTCAGATGGGGTGAAGGACAACGGCCTCACACTGAAGG GCTTCTTGTTCCTTCATACACTATTTATTCAGAGAGGAAGGCATGAGACCACATGGACTGTGCTCAGAAGGTTTGGTTATGATGATGACCTGGAGCTGACCCAAGAATACTTGTTTCCACT GTTCAAAATACCTCCAGATTGCACCACAGAGCTGAACCACAATGCCTACCTCTTCCTCCAGAGTGTCTTTGACAAGCATGACAAG GATCGGGACTGTGCCCTGTCTACAGATGAGCTGAAAGATTTATTCAAGGTCTTTCCCTACATGCCCTGGGGTCCTGATGTCAACAACACGGTCTGCACCAATGAGCAGGGCTGGATCACTTACCAAGGCTACCTTTCCCAGTGGAC GCTAACAACATACCTAGATGTACAACGCTGCTTAGAGTACATGGGTTACCTTGGTTACTCCATTATTCAAGAACAGGAATCACAAGCAGCAGCTATTACAG TCACCAGGAATAAGCGCATTGACCTGCAGAAAAAACAAACCCAGCGAAGTGTTTTCCACTGCAATGTCCTGGGAGCTCGAGGCAGTGGTAAAAGCAGTTTTTTGCAGGCTTTCCTGGGCAGGAATCTGGTG AAGAGGATAAGAGAAGACCACAAATCTTACTATGCCATTAGCACCACTTATGTTTATGGACAGGAGAAATACTTGCTT ttgcaTGAGTTGCTTCCAGACTTTGAGTTCCTCTCAGAGGCTGATCTGGCCTGTGATATCGTTTGCCTGGTCTATGACATCAGCAACCCTCGCTCCTTTGAGTACTGCGCTAAAGTCTACAAG aaatactttaTTGACAGCAAGACCCCATGTATAATTATTGCTGCCAAGTCAGACCTGCATGAAGCCCGTCAGTACTACACTCTGTCACCATTGGATTTCTGCCGGAAACACAAACTTCACCCGCCACAGCTGTTCACCTGCAACACAACTGAAGCACCCAACAAAGACATCTACACCAAACTTACCACCATGGCCATGTATCC cCACGCCAAGTTACGCTGCATGTGCACCTGCAACAGGTGTACCTTTTGCATCTGTCACAACCTCCTGAACACTGAGCTGGTGCGCTCTGTAAAGGCCAAACTCTACAGTGCCGTTCTGAACAG GTTGAGGCACTTTATTCAAGATGTGGGCACGTTTGTGTGGCTAATGAGGACTTCAGCCTCAGTAATCAGGTTCATCCAGTCAGCTTTGTTGAGGACTCTGTCTACATGGATACGTCTGTCGTCCCATTTGTGA
- the rhot1a gene encoding mitochondrial Rho GTPase 1-A isoform X4: MRKDVRILLVGEPKVGKTSLIMSLVSEEFPDEVPLRAEEITIPADVTPERVPTHIVDYSEAEQTDEQLYQEISKANVICIVYAVNNKKSIEEVTSHWIPLINERTDKDSRVPLILVGNKSDLVEHSSMETILPIMNQYSEIETCVECSAKNLKNISELFYYAQKAVLHPTGPLYTPEEKEMKPSCIKALTRIFKLSDLDNDGILNDNELNFFQRTCFNIPLAPQALEDVKNVVRKNMSDGVKDNGLTLKGFLFLHTLFIQRGRHETTWTVLRRFGYDDDLELTQEYLFPLFKIPPDCTTELNHNAYLFLQSVFDKHDKDRDCALSTDELKDLFKVFPYMPWGPDVNNTVCTNEQGWITYQGYLSQWTLTTYLDVQRCLEYMGYLGYSIIQEQESQAAAITVTRNKRIDLQKKQTQRSVFHCNVLGARGSGKSSFLQAFLGRNLVHQKRIREDHKSYYAISTTYVYGQEKYLLLHELLPDFEFLSEADLACDIVCLVYDISNPRSFEYCAKVYKKYFIDSKTPCIIIAAKSDLHEARQYYTLSPLDFCRKHKLHPPQLFTCNTTEAPNKDIYTKLTTMAMYPHAKLRCMCTCNRCTFCICHNLLNTELVRSVKAKLYSAVLNRCSFSFIWLALFIFALHHFTSC; encoded by the exons AAGCAGAGCAGACAGATGAGCAGCTTTACCAAGAAATTTCAAAG GCCAATGTTATATGCATAGTCTATGCAGTAAACAACAAGAAGTCAATTGAAGAG GTGACTAGTCATTGGATTCCCCTCATCAACGAACGGACAGATAAGGACAGCAG AGTACCATTGATTTTGGTGGGGAATAAATCTGATCTGGTGGAGCACAGCAGCATGGAGACCATCCTGCCCATCATGAATCAGTACTCTGAGATAGAGACTTGTGTGGAG TGTTCAGCCAAAAACctgaagaatatctcagagtTGTTCTACTATGCCCAAAAGGCTGTTCTGCACCCCACAGGACCATTATACACCCCTGAAGAGAAAGAG ATGAAACCATCTTGCATAAAAGCACTAACTCGCATTTTTAAATTATCTGACCTGGACAACGATGGCATCTTGAATGACAATGAGCTTAATTTTTTCCAG AGAACTTGTTTCAACATACCCCTAGCACCTCAAGCCCTGGAGGATGTGAAGAATGTTGTGCGGAAAAATATGTCAGATGGGGTGAAGGACAACGGCCTCACACTGAAGG GCTTCTTGTTCCTTCATACACTATTTATTCAGAGAGGAAGGCATGAGACCACATGGACTGTGCTCAGAAGGTTTGGTTATGATGATGACCTGGAGCTGACCCAAGAATACTTGTTTCCACT GTTCAAAATACCTCCAGATTGCACCACAGAGCTGAACCACAATGCCTACCTCTTCCTCCAGAGTGTCTTTGACAAGCATGACAAG GATCGGGACTGTGCCCTGTCTACAGATGAGCTGAAAGATTTATTCAAGGTCTTTCCCTACATGCCCTGGGGTCCTGATGTCAACAACACGGTCTGCACCAATGAGCAGGGCTGGATCACTTACCAAGGCTACCTTTCCCAGTGGAC GCTAACAACATACCTAGATGTACAACGCTGCTTAGAGTACATGGGTTACCTTGGTTACTCCATTATTCAAGAACAGGAATCACAAGCAGCAGCTATTACAG TCACCAGGAATAAGCGCATTGACCTGCAGAAAAAACAAACCCAGCGAAGTGTTTTCCACTGCAATGTCCTGGGAGCTCGAGGCAGTGGTAAAAGCAGTTTTTTGCAGGCTTTCCTGGGCAGGAATCTGGTG CATCAGAAGAGGATAAGAGAAGACCACAAATCTTACTATGCCATTAGCACCACTTATGTTTATGGACAGGAGAAATACTTGCTT ttgcaTGAGTTGCTTCCAGACTTTGAGTTCCTCTCAGAGGCTGATCTGGCCTGTGATATCGTTTGCCTGGTCTATGACATCAGCAACCCTCGCTCCTTTGAGTACTGCGCTAAAGTCTACAAG aaatactttaTTGACAGCAAGACCCCATGTATAATTATTGCTGCCAAGTCAGACCTGCATGAAGCCCGTCAGTACTACACTCTGTCACCATTGGATTTCTGCCGGAAACACAAACTTCACCCGCCACAGCTGTTCACCTGCAACACAACTGAAGCACCCAACAAAGACATCTACACCAAACTTACCACCATGGCCATGTATCC cCACGCCAAGTTACGCTGCATGTGCACCTGCAACAGGTGTACCTTTTGCATCTGTCACAACCTCCTGAACACTGAGCTGGTGCGCTCTGTAAAGGCCAAACTCTACAGTGCCGTTCTGAACAG GTGTTCCTTTTCCTTTATTTGGCTCGCCCTTTTCATCTTTGCTTTGCATCACTTTACATCATGCTAG
- the rhot1a gene encoding mitochondrial Rho GTPase 1-A isoform X1: protein MRKDVRILLVGEPKVGKTSLIMSLVSEEFPDEVPLRAEEITIPADVTPERVPTHIVDYSEAEQTDEQLYQEISKANVICIVYAVNNKKSIEEVTSHWIPLINERTDKDSRVPLILVGNKSDLVEHSSMETILPIMNQYSEIETCVECSAKNLKNISELFYYAQKAVLHPTGPLYTPEEKEMKPSCIKALTRIFKLSDLDNDGILNDNELNFFQRTCFNIPLAPQALEDVKNVVRKNMSDGVKDNGLTLKGFLFLHTLFIQRGRHETTWTVLRRFGYDDDLELTQEYLFPLFKIPPDCTTELNHNAYLFLQSVFDKHDKDRDCALSTDELKDLFKVFPYMPWGPDVNNTVCTNEQGWITYQGYLSQWTLTTYLDVQRCLEYMGYLGYSIIQEQESQAAAITVTRNKRIDLQKKQTQRSVFHCNVLGARGSGKSSFLQAFLGRNLVHQKRIREDHKSYYAISTTYVYGQEKYLLLHELLPDFEFLSEADLACDIVCLVYDISNPRSFEYCAKVYKKYFIDSKTPCIIIAAKSDLHEARQYYTLSPLDFCRKHKLHPPQLFTCNTTEAPNKDIYTKLTTMAMYPHAKLRCMCTCNRCTFCICHNLLNTELVRSVKAKLYSAVLNRLRHFIQDVGTFVWLMRTSASVIRFIQSALLRTLSTWIRLSSHL, encoded by the exons AAGCAGAGCAGACAGATGAGCAGCTTTACCAAGAAATTTCAAAG GCCAATGTTATATGCATAGTCTATGCAGTAAACAACAAGAAGTCAATTGAAGAG GTGACTAGTCATTGGATTCCCCTCATCAACGAACGGACAGATAAGGACAGCAG AGTACCATTGATTTTGGTGGGGAATAAATCTGATCTGGTGGAGCACAGCAGCATGGAGACCATCCTGCCCATCATGAATCAGTACTCTGAGATAGAGACTTGTGTGGAG TGTTCAGCCAAAAACctgaagaatatctcagagtTGTTCTACTATGCCCAAAAGGCTGTTCTGCACCCCACAGGACCATTATACACCCCTGAAGAGAAAGAG ATGAAACCATCTTGCATAAAAGCACTAACTCGCATTTTTAAATTATCTGACCTGGACAACGATGGCATCTTGAATGACAATGAGCTTAATTTTTTCCAG AGAACTTGTTTCAACATACCCCTAGCACCTCAAGCCCTGGAGGATGTGAAGAATGTTGTGCGGAAAAATATGTCAGATGGGGTGAAGGACAACGGCCTCACACTGAAGG GCTTCTTGTTCCTTCATACACTATTTATTCAGAGAGGAAGGCATGAGACCACATGGACTGTGCTCAGAAGGTTTGGTTATGATGATGACCTGGAGCTGACCCAAGAATACTTGTTTCCACT GTTCAAAATACCTCCAGATTGCACCACAGAGCTGAACCACAATGCCTACCTCTTCCTCCAGAGTGTCTTTGACAAGCATGACAAG GATCGGGACTGTGCCCTGTCTACAGATGAGCTGAAAGATTTATTCAAGGTCTTTCCCTACATGCCCTGGGGTCCTGATGTCAACAACACGGTCTGCACCAATGAGCAGGGCTGGATCACTTACCAAGGCTACCTTTCCCAGTGGAC GCTAACAACATACCTAGATGTACAACGCTGCTTAGAGTACATGGGTTACCTTGGTTACTCCATTATTCAAGAACAGGAATCACAAGCAGCAGCTATTACAG TCACCAGGAATAAGCGCATTGACCTGCAGAAAAAACAAACCCAGCGAAGTGTTTTCCACTGCAATGTCCTGGGAGCTCGAGGCAGTGGTAAAAGCAGTTTTTTGCAGGCTTTCCTGGGCAGGAATCTGGTG CATCAGAAGAGGATAAGAGAAGACCACAAATCTTACTATGCCATTAGCACCACTTATGTTTATGGACAGGAGAAATACTTGCTT ttgcaTGAGTTGCTTCCAGACTTTGAGTTCCTCTCAGAGGCTGATCTGGCCTGTGATATCGTTTGCCTGGTCTATGACATCAGCAACCCTCGCTCCTTTGAGTACTGCGCTAAAGTCTACAAG aaatactttaTTGACAGCAAGACCCCATGTATAATTATTGCTGCCAAGTCAGACCTGCATGAAGCCCGTCAGTACTACACTCTGTCACCATTGGATTTCTGCCGGAAACACAAACTTCACCCGCCACAGCTGTTCACCTGCAACACAACTGAAGCACCCAACAAAGACATCTACACCAAACTTACCACCATGGCCATGTATCC cCACGCCAAGTTACGCTGCATGTGCACCTGCAACAGGTGTACCTTTTGCATCTGTCACAACCTCCTGAACACTGAGCTGGTGCGCTCTGTAAAGGCCAAACTCTACAGTGCCGTTCTGAACAG GTTGAGGCACTTTATTCAAGATGTGGGCACGTTTGTGTGGCTAATGAGGACTTCAGCCTCAGTAATCAGGTTCATCCAGTCAGCTTTGTTGAGGACTCTGTCTACATGGATACGTCTGTCGTCCCATTTGTGA